In Megalopta genalis isolate 19385.01 chromosome 7, iyMegGena1_principal, whole genome shotgun sequence, a single window of DNA contains:
- the LOC117221623 gene encoding uncharacterized protein LOC117221623 isoform X1, translating into MGSSSQLYSLSWGEFNSSLASAVQLLRGHGDLVDVTLAAGGRSFPAHKIVLCAASPFLLDLLKSTPCQHPVVMLAGIGADDLESLLEFVYRGEVSVEPSQLPSLLQAAHCLCIHGLTPPTILTENGEEVPVSAIPTPNETSSKETSSPYFPLKRRKKRRKSSSSSGKWPRTGSNVDNENKHIGDHKDVDNTEHGDDTAASDRLEYSNHRSCHSPRAQEAQPISMSTENSQAGPHQDQMSDNESHLHTLMPMQPYSPLHIPQFPGPLGMAFPPGIPLPLVSQGSTAGTASCGLTGNMNLSKIRGASDCPGVCPLCGATLRQARNLRRHLLSSCKYRFSSNSVQSSPADAMMIEIKPEVELPGYNEQSMTYGTDSGSSTCEQIVCKPSPLPSPTSQGPNVVSPQSNVSSPTIAR; encoded by the exons ATGGGAAGCAGCAGCCAGTTATATAGTCTCTCTTGGGGAGAATTCAATTCGTCGTTGGCTTCTGCAGTGCAGCTATTAAGAGGTCACGGCGATTTGGTGGATGTTACTTTGGCTGCTGGTGGACGTAGTTTTCCTGCACACAAAATAGTTCTCTGTGCAGCTAGTCCTTTTCTGCTAGATTTATTAAAG AGCACACCGTGTCAGCATCCAGTGGTTATGCTAGCTGGTATAGGTGCAGACGATTTAGAATCTTTATTGGAGTTTGTATATCGAGGCGAAGTAAGCGTAGAACCGTCTCAATTGCCGTCGCTACTGCAAGCTGCTCATTGTCTTTGTATTCATGGACTAACGCCGCCTACTATATTAACCGAA AATGGGGAGGAGGTACCCGTATCTGCAATACCGACACCAAACGAAACTTCATCAAAAGAAACCTCCAGTCCTTATTTTCCATTAAAACGAAGAAAGAAAAGGAGAAAGTCTTCCTCGTCTTCCGGAAAATGGCCACGTACTGGGAGCAACGTTGATAACGAAAATAAGCATATAGGTGACCATAAGGACGTCGACAATACCGAACATGGTGATGACACAG CAGCCAGCGATCGATTGGAATATTCGAATCATCGGAGTTGTCATTCGCCTCGTGCTCAAGAAGCGCAACCAATCTCGATGTCGACAGAAAATTCTCAAGCAGGACCACATCAGGATCAAATGTCGGATAACGAGTCGCATCTGCACACTTTAATGCCGATGCAGCCGTACTCTCCGCTGCATATACCGCAATTTCCCGGGCCTCTCGGTATGGCTTTTCCCCCTGGAATACCACTGCCGTTGGTTAGCCAGGGCTCAACAGCTGGAACGGCGTCCTGCGGGCTAACTGGGAACATGAATTTGTCGAAAATACGCGGTGCATCCGATTGTCCAGGCGTTTGTCCACTGTGTGGTGCCACGTTACGGCAAGCGAGAAATCTTCGGAGACACCTGTTATCCTCTTGCAAATATCGGTTTAGTAGTAATTCAGTTCAGAGTTCCCCAGCCGACGCGATGATGATCGAAATAAAGCCCGAGGTCGAGCTGCCCGGTTACAATGAGCAATCGATGACCTATGGGACCGACAGCGGCAGTAGTACCTGTGAGCAAATCGTTTGCAAGCCCAGTCCACTTCCTTCCCCGACCTCGCAAGGGCCGAACGTTGTCTCACCTCAAAGCAACGTTTCTTCGCCAACTATTGCCAGATGA
- the LOC117221623 gene encoding uncharacterized protein LOC117221623 isoform X2 translates to MGSSSQLYSLSWGEFNSSLASAVQLLRGHGDLVDVTLAAGGRSFPAHKIVLCAASPFLLDLLKSTPCQHPVVMLAGIGADDLESLLEFVYRGEVSVEPSQLPSLLQAAHCLCIHGLTPPTILTENGEEVPVSAIPTPNETSSKETSSPYFPLKRRKKRRKSSSSSGKWPRTGSNVDNENKHIGDHKDVDNTEHGDDTASDRLEYSNHRSCHSPRAQEAQPISMSTENSQAGPHQDQMSDNESHLHTLMPMQPYSPLHIPQFPGPLGMAFPPGIPLPLVSQGSTAGTASCGLTGNMNLSKIRGASDCPGVCPLCGATLRQARNLRRHLLSSCKYRFSSNSVQSSPADAMMIEIKPEVELPGYNEQSMTYGTDSGSSTCEQIVCKPSPLPSPTSQGPNVVSPQSNVSSPTIAR, encoded by the exons ATGGGAAGCAGCAGCCAGTTATATAGTCTCTCTTGGGGAGAATTCAATTCGTCGTTGGCTTCTGCAGTGCAGCTATTAAGAGGTCACGGCGATTTGGTGGATGTTACTTTGGCTGCTGGTGGACGTAGTTTTCCTGCACACAAAATAGTTCTCTGTGCAGCTAGTCCTTTTCTGCTAGATTTATTAAAG AGCACACCGTGTCAGCATCCAGTGGTTATGCTAGCTGGTATAGGTGCAGACGATTTAGAATCTTTATTGGAGTTTGTATATCGAGGCGAAGTAAGCGTAGAACCGTCTCAATTGCCGTCGCTACTGCAAGCTGCTCATTGTCTTTGTATTCATGGACTAACGCCGCCTACTATATTAACCGAA AATGGGGAGGAGGTACCCGTATCTGCAATACCGACACCAAACGAAACTTCATCAAAAGAAACCTCCAGTCCTTATTTTCCATTAAAACGAAGAAAGAAAAGGAGAAAGTCTTCCTCGTCTTCCGGAAAATGGCCACGTACTGGGAGCAACGTTGATAACGAAAATAAGCATATAGGTGACCATAAGGACGTCGACAATACCGAACATGGTGATGACACAG CCAGCGATCGATTGGAATATTCGAATCATCGGAGTTGTCATTCGCCTCGTGCTCAAGAAGCGCAACCAATCTCGATGTCGACAGAAAATTCTCAAGCAGGACCACATCAGGATCAAATGTCGGATAACGAGTCGCATCTGCACACTTTAATGCCGATGCAGCCGTACTCTCCGCTGCATATACCGCAATTTCCCGGGCCTCTCGGTATGGCTTTTCCCCCTGGAATACCACTGCCGTTGGTTAGCCAGGGCTCAACAGCTGGAACGGCGTCCTGCGGGCTAACTGGGAACATGAATTTGTCGAAAATACGCGGTGCATCCGATTGTCCAGGCGTTTGTCCACTGTGTGGTGCCACGTTACGGCAAGCGAGAAATCTTCGGAGACACCTGTTATCCTCTTGCAAATATCGGTTTAGTAGTAATTCAGTTCAGAGTTCCCCAGCCGACGCGATGATGATCGAAATAAAGCCCGAGGTCGAGCTGCCCGGTTACAATGAGCAATCGATGACCTATGGGACCGACAGCGGCAGTAGTACCTGTGAGCAAATCGTTTGCAAGCCCAGTCCACTTCCTTCCCCGACCTCGCAAGGGCCGAACGTTGTCTCACCTCAAAGCAACGTTTCTTCGCCAACTATTGCCAGATGA
- the LOC117221623 gene encoding uncharacterized protein LOC117221623 isoform X4 produces the protein MGSSSQLYSLSWGEFNSSLASAVQLLRGHGDLVDVTLAAGGRSFPAHKIVLCAASPFLLDLLKSTPCQHPVVMLAGIGADDLESLLEFVYRGEVSVEPSQLPSLLQAAHCLCIHGLTPPTILTENGEEVPVSAIPTPNETSSKETSSPYFPLKRRKKRRKSSSSSGKWPRTGSNVDNENKHIGDHKDVDNTEHGDDTGDGLSKARSMSDQPASCPLCGAILRQSRNLRRHLELLHFGFGSNGKSGVHSRHRRTDRTNDLVRSTLAFICPPHIARTDHSRTIENTDFPTSLSIASTLASSISGLAAPSSNSVATGDQGASSALLPAPGSSATSTASVNSGIYAYPSDNNVNMLNCVSPSQSSLPPSSLSSPHDVLRYGEILRAGIAYHDFSR, from the exons ATGGGAAGCAGCAGCCAGTTATATAGTCTCTCTTGGGGAGAATTCAATTCGTCGTTGGCTTCTGCAGTGCAGCTATTAAGAGGTCACGGCGATTTGGTGGATGTTACTTTGGCTGCTGGTGGACGTAGTTTTCCTGCACACAAAATAGTTCTCTGTGCAGCTAGTCCTTTTCTGCTAGATTTATTAAAG AGCACACCGTGTCAGCATCCAGTGGTTATGCTAGCTGGTATAGGTGCAGACGATTTAGAATCTTTATTGGAGTTTGTATATCGAGGCGAAGTAAGCGTAGAACCGTCTCAATTGCCGTCGCTACTGCAAGCTGCTCATTGTCTTTGTATTCATGGACTAACGCCGCCTACTATATTAACCGAA AATGGGGAGGAGGTACCCGTATCTGCAATACCGACACCAAACGAAACTTCATCAAAAGAAACCTCCAGTCCTTATTTTCCATTAAAACGAAGAAAGAAAAGGAGAAAGTCTTCCTCGTCTTCCGGAAAATGGCCACGTACTGGGAGCAACGTTGATAACGAAAATAAGCATATAGGTGACCATAAGGACGTCGACAATACCGAACATGGTGATGACACAG GAGATGGATTGTCCAAGGCAAGAAGCATGTCCGATCAGCCAGCGTCTTGTCCACTGTGCGGCGCGATTTTACGTCAATCACGAAATCTGCGAAGACATTTAGAGCTTCTGCACTTTGGATTTGGTAGCAACGGTAAATCCGGTGTACACTCCAGGCATCGAAGGACCGACAGAACAAACGATCTTGTACGATCCACGTTAGCCTTTATTTGTCCGCCGCACATCGCGAGGACCGATCATTCAAGAACTATTGAGAATACCGACTTCCCGACGTCTCTTTCCATTGCTTCGACTCTCGCCTCCAGCATTTCag GTTTGGCGGCACCGAGCTCGAATTCGGTCGCAACCGGAGATCAAGGCGCGAGTTCTGCGCTACTTCCAGCCCCAGGCTCGTCTGCCACTTCTACGGCTTCAGTTAATAGCGGGATATACGCGTATCCATCGGACAATAATGTCAATATGTTGAATTGTGTGTCACCTTCGCAATCGTCTCTGCCACCGTCGTCTCTTTCTTCTCCGCACGACGTGCTCCGATACGGCGAGATCTTGAGGGCCGGCATTGCGTACCACGATTTCTCGAGATAG
- the LOC117221625 gene encoding uncharacterized protein LOC117221625 — translation MFCKDNTKLSANSNIKEIVEAEIVKVLEEQDYTLNTVNCYGDNLLHISAANDCHNITKEILQKETSCSMIDRKNRFGWTPLMIAIRNRDVKTVKYLLQKNANVNESTYLGMSVLGLAAAIDKDMFQTVYEACPSALQNCMHDDITPLCVAAMRNDKDLFFQLLSLGFEISKINEYTHVMMKLSTVPEIRNLAESVDVEDYWNDISDNIPIELESDSDQINIQKEYKKENEDDNIASSLNSFVKYKVTSHSSEKKNDDFNSNIIIDSNQRLKMKPSKLNLVAKHSDPTSCSIISPRLTCTLDESLPVSPNIYFTKNNDSNKVNISIINKCEALIEKENEELTQHSNLDKCLPERPLQRLQSIRPPDLNIQNDEEDLNKTLSFIPEFSPVRSPYVPADLKDENVFGEDTPTPPHYKTPPRGMILNSEETKLCILLQCHELDQHIPIFLEQEVDFELFLSLTDQDLIEIGIKEKKEREAILDVITQYSYYH, via the exons atgtttTGCAAAGATAACACGAAACTATCAGCAAATTCTAACATAAAAGAGATTGTAGAAGCAGAAATTGTAAAAGTATTGGAAGAACAAG ATTATACATTAAATACTGTGAATTGTTATGGAGACAATTTGTTACATATCAGTGCAGCAAACGACTGTCATAACATTACGAAAGAAATTTTACAGAAAGAAACCTCTTGCAGTATGATTGATAGAAAAAATAGATTCGGATGGACACCATTAATGATAGCAATTCGAAATAGAGATGTTAAAACAGTCAAATATCTTTTACAGAAAAATGCTAACGTAAATGAATCAACTTATCTTG gtATGTCTGTCCTTGGATTAGCAGCTGCAATTGATAAGGATATGTTTCAAACTGTATACGAAGCATGTCCGTCTGCATTACAGAATTGTATGCACGATGATATCACACCGCTTTGTGTAGCTGCTATGAGAAATGATAAAGAtttattttttcaattgttaAGTTTAggatttgaaatttctaaaaTCA ATGAATATACGCACGTCATGATGAAACTGTCAACAGTACCAGAAATTCGAAATTTAGCAGAAAGTGTTGATGTAGAAGATTATTGGAATGATATTTCAGATAACATACCTATAGAATTAGAAAGTGATTCAGATCAAATTAATATTCAAAAGGAATATAAGAAAGAAAATGAAGATGATAATATAGCGTCATCCCTAAATTCCTTTGTGAAATATAAAGTTACATCACATTCTTCAGAAAAGAAAAACGATGATTTTaacagtaatataataatagattctAACCAGCGTTTAAAAATGAAGCCTTCTAAATTGAATTTAGTAGCAAAGCATTCGGATCCTACTTCATGTAGTATAATCTCACCAAGACTGACTTGTACTTTGGATGAAAGCCTACCAGTATCTCCAAATATCTATTTCACTAAAAATAATGATAGCAACAAAGTCAATATCAGTATAATAAACAAGTGTGAAGCATTAATTGAAAAGGAAAATGAAGAATTAACACAGCACTCAAATCTTGATAAATGTTTACCAGAACGACCATTGCAGAG ATTACAGTCTATTCGACCACCAGACTTGAATATACAAAATGATGAAGAGGATCTTAATAAAACTCTTAGTTTTATTCCTGAATTTAGTCCAGTTCGTTCACCGTATGTACCTGCAGATCTAAAGGACGAAAATGTGTTTGGTGAAGATACACCAACACCACCACATTATAAAACACCACCAAGAGGAATGATCTTGAATTCAGAAGAAACAAAACTGTGTATTTTATTACAATGTCATGAATTAGATCAACATATTCCTATATTTCTTGAACAAGAA GTAGATTTTGAGTTGTTCTTGTCTCTAACTGATCAAGACTTAATTGAAATTGGTATAAAggagaagaaagaaagagaagctATATTGGATGTTATAACGCAATATAGTTACTATCATTAA
- the LOC117221623 gene encoding uncharacterized protein LOC117221623 isoform X3, translated as MGSSSQLYSLSWGEFNSSLASAVQLLRGHGDLVDVTLAAGGRSFPAHKIVLCAASPFLLDLLKSTPCQHPVVMLAGIGADDLESLLEFVYRGEVSVEPSQLPSLLQAAHCLCIHGLTPPTILTENGEEVPVSAIPTPNETSSKETSSPYFPLKRRKKRRKSSSSSGKWPRTGSNVDNENKHIGDHKDVDNTEHGDDTGDGLSKARSMSDQPASCPLCGAILRQSRNLRRHLELLHFGFGSNGKSGVHSRHRRTDRTNDLVRSTLAFICPPHIARTDHSRTIENTDFPTSLSIASTLASSISAGLAAPSSNSVATGDQGASSALLPAPGSSATSTASVNSGIYAYPSDNNVNMLNCVSPSQSSLPPSSLSSPHDVLRYGEILRAGIAYHDFSR; from the exons ATGGGAAGCAGCAGCCAGTTATATAGTCTCTCTTGGGGAGAATTCAATTCGTCGTTGGCTTCTGCAGTGCAGCTATTAAGAGGTCACGGCGATTTGGTGGATGTTACTTTGGCTGCTGGTGGACGTAGTTTTCCTGCACACAAAATAGTTCTCTGTGCAGCTAGTCCTTTTCTGCTAGATTTATTAAAG AGCACACCGTGTCAGCATCCAGTGGTTATGCTAGCTGGTATAGGTGCAGACGATTTAGAATCTTTATTGGAGTTTGTATATCGAGGCGAAGTAAGCGTAGAACCGTCTCAATTGCCGTCGCTACTGCAAGCTGCTCATTGTCTTTGTATTCATGGACTAACGCCGCCTACTATATTAACCGAA AATGGGGAGGAGGTACCCGTATCTGCAATACCGACACCAAACGAAACTTCATCAAAAGAAACCTCCAGTCCTTATTTTCCATTAAAACGAAGAAAGAAAAGGAGAAAGTCTTCCTCGTCTTCCGGAAAATGGCCACGTACTGGGAGCAACGTTGATAACGAAAATAAGCATATAGGTGACCATAAGGACGTCGACAATACCGAACATGGTGATGACACAG GAGATGGATTGTCCAAGGCAAGAAGCATGTCCGATCAGCCAGCGTCTTGTCCACTGTGCGGCGCGATTTTACGTCAATCACGAAATCTGCGAAGACATTTAGAGCTTCTGCACTTTGGATTTGGTAGCAACGGTAAATCCGGTGTACACTCCAGGCATCGAAGGACCGACAGAACAAACGATCTTGTACGATCCACGTTAGCCTTTATTTGTCCGCCGCACATCGCGAGGACCGATCATTCAAGAACTATTGAGAATACCGACTTCCCGACGTCTCTTTCCATTGCTTCGACTCTCGCCTCCAGCATTTCag CAGGTTTGGCGGCACCGAGCTCGAATTCGGTCGCAACCGGAGATCAAGGCGCGAGTTCTGCGCTACTTCCAGCCCCAGGCTCGTCTGCCACTTCTACGGCTTCAGTTAATAGCGGGATATACGCGTATCCATCGGACAATAATGTCAATATGTTGAATTGTGTGTCACCTTCGCAATCGTCTCTGCCACCGTCGTCTCTTTCTTCTCCGCACGACGTGCTCCGATACGGCGAGATCTTGAGGGCCGGCATTGCGTACCACGATTTCTCGAGATAG